A part of Oscillatoria sp. FACHB-1406 genomic DNA contains:
- a CDS encoding phycoerythrobilin:ferredoxin oxidoreductase, translated as MSLYQPFLETALALLKECLPLEPYPIPEGFDRKEATIGKGKREETVLTTSYGFQSPKLRQIRAAHVQGGNSLQVLNFVIFPQLNYELPFFGADLVTLPGGHLIALDMQPLFHNAAYQEKYSNPILPIFESYRQFLPWGGDFPEEAKPFFSPAFLWTRPQETAVVQTYVYKAFKDYLQAYLDFVAAAEPVTKPQALDAIQAAQLRYIRYRAEKDPARGMFTRFYGEEWTEEYIHGFLFDLERYLQYRQ; from the coding sequence ATGTCGCTCTACCAACCCTTTTTAGAAACAGCCCTCGCCTTACTCAAAGAGTGCCTCCCTCTCGAACCTTACCCCATCCCAGAAGGGTTCGATCGCAAAGAAGCAACCATCGGAAAAGGCAAGCGAGAAGAAACCGTTCTCACCACCAGCTATGGCTTTCAATCGCCCAAACTGAGGCAAATTCGCGCCGCCCACGTCCAAGGCGGAAATTCCCTGCAAGTTCTCAATTTCGTCATCTTCCCGCAACTCAACTACGAATTGCCCTTTTTCGGGGCAGATCTCGTCACCCTCCCGGGCGGACACCTGATTGCTCTCGATATGCAGCCCCTCTTTCACAATGCCGCTTATCAGGAGAAATACAGTAACCCGATTCTACCGATTTTTGAATCTTATCGGCAGTTTCTTCCTTGGGGCGGCGATTTCCCGGAGGAAGCAAAACCGTTCTTTTCCCCCGCGTTTCTCTGGACTCGCCCCCAAGAAACCGCCGTCGTCCAAACCTACGTTTACAAAGCGTTTAAGGACTACTTACAAGCTTATTTAGATTTCGTCGCTGCCGCAGAACCCGTCACCAAGCCACAAGCCTTAGATGCCATTCAAGCTGCTCAACTGCGTTATATTAGGTATCGAGCAGAAAAAGACCCCGCCCGGGGAATGTTTACCCGGTTTTATGGGGAAGAATGGACCGAGGAATATATTCACGGTTTTTTGTTCGATTTAGAACGGTACTTGCAGTATCGACAGTAA
- a CDS encoding 15,16-dihydrobiliverdin:ferredoxin oxidoreductase translates to MFQPFLHHLEQELFRRFELRGRPILPELEYQVSQRGKNPAMIESWCYQCPQLRKIRYTYINAGETAQIFNSVLYPSHQYDLPLLGIDFLAFGKKKILVVLDFQPLFRDEAYLKKYIEPMRSLRDKYSELAQDLPMKFYDANQYFSPYLLFAKTDSDTVVNRLLPAYKEYIQLYWQLLERAEPLTQPDAIARVAKAQKDYDQYSAERDPASGLFSSYFGHEWSEKFLHEFLFEDAVPLAVPS, encoded by the coding sequence ATGTTTCAGCCTTTTCTACACCACCTCGAACAAGAACTGTTCCGTCGCTTCGAGTTACGGGGTCGCCCGATTCTCCCAGAATTGGAATATCAAGTCAGTCAGCGGGGCAAAAATCCAGCCATGATTGAAAGCTGGTGCTATCAATGCCCTCAACTCCGCAAAATTCGCTACACCTACATCAACGCTGGCGAAACCGCCCAAATTTTTAACAGCGTTCTTTATCCCAGCCATCAGTACGACCTGCCCTTATTGGGAATTGACTTTTTAGCATTCGGCAAAAAGAAAATTTTAGTTGTTTTAGATTTTCAACCCCTATTTCGGGACGAAGCTTACCTCAAAAAATACATCGAACCGATGCGAAGCTTGCGCGATAAATACAGCGAACTCGCCCAAGACTTACCCATGAAGTTCTACGATGCAAATCAATACTTTTCCCCTTATCTGCTGTTTGCAAAAACAGATTCCGATACCGTCGTTAACCGACTACTTCCGGCTTATAAAGAATACATTCAACTCTACTGGCAACTGCTCGAACGAGCCGAACCCCTAACTCAACCGGACGCGATCGCGCGAGTTGCCAAAGCGCAGAAAGACTACGACCAATACAGCGCCGAACGCGACCCCGCATCTGGATTATTTAGCAGCTATTTCGGTCATGAATGGTCTGAAAAATTCCTGCATGAATTTTTATTTGAAGATGCCGTTCCCCTTGCCGTTCCGAGCTAA
- the cpeB gene encoding C-phycoerythrin subunit beta, with translation MLDAFSRSVVSADSKTAAIGGDELAKLREFINSGNRRLDAVNAIASNASCMVSDAVAGMICENTGLIQAGGNCYPNRRMAACLRDAEIILRYVTYALMAGDASVLEDRCLNGLKETYTALGVPLQSTARAVAIMKAQASAHIKDTPSEEFAGDKLRFMGSPVVEDRCASLVAEAGSYFDRVIAALS, from the coding sequence ATGCTTGACGCTTTTTCCAGATCGGTCGTTAGTGCCGACAGCAAAACCGCAGCAATCGGTGGAGATGAGTTAGCAAAACTGCGCGAATTCATCAATTCTGGCAACCGTCGCTTAGATGCAGTCAACGCGATCGCGAGCAATGCAAGCTGCATGGTTTCCGATGCTGTCGCTGGGATGATTTGCGAAAATACCGGACTGATTCAAGCGGGCGGCAACTGCTACCCCAACCGTCGCATGGCTGCTTGCTTGCGCGATGCAGAAATCATCCTGCGCTACGTTACCTACGCTCTGATGGCTGGAGATGCTTCGGTTCTCGAAGATCGTTGCTTGAATGGCCTTAAAGAAACCTATACCGCTCTGGGCGTTCCCCTTCAATCTACCGCTCGCGCTGTCGCGATTATGAAAGCTCAAGCTTCCGCTCACATCAAGGATACTCCGAGCGAAGAGTTTGCAGGCGATAAACTCCGCTTCATGGGAAGCCCGGTTGTTGAAGATCGTTGCGCTAGCTTAGTGGCAGAAGCCGGTAGCTATTTCGATCGCGTGATTGCAGCCCTCAGCTAA
- a CDS encoding bleomycin hydrolase: MKSVVTTAIAAADAAGRFPSTSDLESVQGSIQRATARLEAAEKLAGNLDNVAKEAYDACIKKYPYLNDKGQANSTDTFKEKCLRDIKHYMRLINYCLVVGGTGPLDEWGIAGQREVYRALGLPTAPYVEALSFARTRGCAPRDMSTQALTEYNALLDYVINSLS, translated from the coding sequence ATGAAATCAGTTGTTACCACCGCGATCGCTGCTGCCGACGCTGCCGGACGTTTCCCCAGCACCTCCGATCTCGAATCCGTACAAGGTTCCATCCAACGCGCGACGGCTCGTTTAGAAGCGGCTGAAAAGCTGGCTGGCAACCTCGACAACGTTGCTAAAGAAGCTTACGATGCTTGCATCAAAAAATACCCCTACCTGAACGATAAGGGTCAAGCAAACTCCACCGATACTTTCAAAGAAAAGTGCCTTCGCGATATCAAGCACTATATGCGCTTGATCAACTATTGCTTAGTCGTCGGCGGAACGGGTCCTCTCGATGAGTGGGGAATTGCCGGACAACGCGAAGTTTATCGCGCTCTGGGACTGCCCACCGCTCCTTACGTCGAAGCCCTCAGCTTCGCTCGCACTCGCGGTTGCGCTCCTCGCGATATGTCAACTCAAGCTTTAACCGAATACAACGCTCTGCTCGACTATGTAATCAACTCTTTGTCCTAG
- a CDS encoding HEAT repeat domain-containing protein gives MTQSALLEQLKHPNPHLRDRATLELVETRDETTIPNLMAVLDEEDTTYRRAAVKTLGAIGVDTVPFLVKALLDSENGTVRGSAAKALAQVAVYYPKVPFPTEGIEGLKTALNDPNPVVHIASAMALGVVGLPGLESLLEVLEKTDNLGLAVAIVNAISSIKSDRSREVLTKLVNDESADSYVREMANSALSRLDFVKSSLTVNSLES, from the coding sequence ATGACACAATCTGCTTTATTAGAACAATTAAAACATCCCAATCCGCATTTGCGCGATCGCGCGACGTTGGAATTGGTTGAAACTCGCGATGAAACCACCATTCCCAACTTAATGGCAGTTTTGGATGAGGAAGATACAACCTATCGACGCGCCGCCGTGAAAACTTTGGGCGCAATTGGAGTGGATACGGTTCCTTTTCTGGTTAAAGCATTGCTCGATAGCGAGAATGGAACGGTGCGGGGTAGTGCGGCGAAAGCGTTGGCGCAAGTTGCCGTGTATTATCCTAAAGTCCCTTTCCCAACCGAGGGAATTGAAGGACTGAAAACCGCGCTAAACGACCCCAATCCGGTGGTTCATATTGCTTCGGCGATGGCTTTGGGGGTTGTTGGTTTGCCGGGATTGGAGAGTTTGCTCGAGGTATTGGAGAAAACGGATAATTTGGGCTTAGCGGTGGCAATTGTGAATGCGATTAGTTCAATTAAGAGCGATCGCTCGCGGGAGGTTTTAACCAAGTTAGTCAACGATGAGTCTGCCGATAGTTACGTGCGAGAAATGGCGAATAGCGCGCTTTCGCGATTGGATTTTGTAAAATCTAGTTTAACGGTGAATTCGTTGGAGAGTTAG